A genomic segment from Barrientosiimonas humi encodes:
- a CDS encoding D-glycero-alpha-D-manno-heptose-1,7-bisphosphate 7-phosphatase, with amino-acid sequence MRAGEPSAGFLLGEEHPPLEPGPAGRPLDLVLLDRDGTVNVRRPGRYVTGAADLRMLPGAAGAVRDLRAAGVRVVLVTNQRGLATGRLTREELVAVHGALLRRLRRAGGDLDGIFVCPHAEASCDCRKPQPGLLLAALRAAPWARPERTVMIGDQPSDEQAAAAAGIPYVGVGRGRSLSASVARLLG; translated from the coding sequence GTGAGGGCGGGCGAGCCGTCCGCCGGGTTCCTCCTCGGCGAGGAGCACCCGCCGCTGGAGCCCGGCCCCGCCGGGCGCCCGCTCGACCTGGTCCTGCTCGACCGCGACGGCACGGTCAACGTGCGGCGACCGGGGCGCTACGTCACCGGCGCGGCCGACCTACGGATGCTGCCCGGCGCGGCCGGCGCCGTGCGTGACCTGCGGGCCGCCGGCGTACGCGTGGTGCTGGTGACCAACCAGCGCGGCCTGGCCACGGGCCGGCTCACCCGCGAGGAGCTGGTCGCCGTGCACGGCGCGCTGCTGCGGCGGCTGCGCCGGGCCGGCGGCGACCTCGACGGCATCTTCGTCTGCCCGCACGCCGAGGCGTCCTGCGACTGCCGCAAGCCGCAGCCGGGCCTGCTGCTGGCGGCGCTGCGCGCGGCCCCGTGGGCGCGCCCCGAGCGCACCGTGATGATCGGCGACCAGCCGAGCGACGAGCAGGCCGCAGCCGCCGCCGGGATCCCCTACGTCGGGGTGGGCCGGGGCCGCTCGTTGAGTGCTTCAGTGGCTCGGCTGCTGGGCTGA
- a CDS encoding D-sedoheptulose-7-phosphate isomerase — translation MASQGLDPQHPLSDAGEESVTSRVGSDLGAGVAAWRDLAAALSDPGLSADVEAAGRAVVQALAGGSTLLVCGNGGSAAMASHVAAEFVGKCIQDRPPLPALSLAESISSLTAVGNDYGFDQVFVRALGALGRRGDVLLAMSTSGHSPNVLAALDLAKDLGITTVLMTGERGADLADRTDHLLVVPSGHTARIQEVHLLWAHAWCESIDALSQPGA, via the coding sequence GTGGCGAGCCAGGGGCTAGACCCGCAGCACCCGTTGTCCGACGCGGGAGAGGAGTCGGTCACGAGCCGGGTCGGGTCCGACCTGGGCGCCGGGGTGGCGGCCTGGCGCGACCTCGCGGCCGCGCTGAGCGACCCCGGGCTGTCCGCCGACGTCGAGGCGGCGGGCCGCGCCGTGGTGCAGGCCCTCGCCGGCGGCTCGACGCTGCTGGTGTGCGGCAACGGCGGCAGCGCCGCGATGGCCAGCCACGTCGCCGCCGAGTTCGTCGGCAAGTGCATCCAGGACCGGCCGCCGCTCCCGGCGCTGTCCCTGGCCGAGTCGATCTCCTCGCTGACCGCCGTCGGCAACGACTACGGCTTCGACCAGGTCTTCGTGCGGGCCCTCGGCGCGCTGGGCCGGCGCGGCGACGTGCTGCTCGCGATGAGCACCAGCGGGCACAGCCCCAACGTGCTGGCCGCGCTCGACCTCGCCAAGGACCTCGGCATCACCACGGTGCTGATGACGGGGGAGCGGGGCGCCGACCTCGCCGACCGCACCGACCACCTGCTGGTCGTCCCGAGCGGTCACACCGCCCGCATCCAGGAGGTCCACCTGCTGTGGGCGCACGCCTGGTGCGAGAGCATCGACGCCCTCAGCCAGCCCGGCGCGTGA
- a CDS encoding GHMP kinase, whose amino-acid sequence MSESSVASATAAPAEPQLQDPRRPVLRARAPLRISFAGGGTDVAPFPQREGGAVLSATMSQYCFTTLRPRLDGQITVQSLDYGTAVGFHVDDEVELEGQLALPRAAIDRVRGVEGALPSDGFDLFIHTNAPPGSGLGSSSAVMVSVIGLVAQHCGLDLTPYDIAELALRLEREDLGIPGGSQDQYAAAFGGFNFIEFLGDQVVVNPLRIRPSTVHELEHNMLLAFTGQTRVSDHIIEDQVSNYETGNTDALAGLRAQKELAEQMKLALVRGDVDTLGRLLGDAWANKRKMSDRITTPQIDRAIDAALSTGALGGKVTGAGGGGHLVFICEFERRHLVANTLIDLGLTVSEVTFSKEGVVTWRARG is encoded by the coding sequence ATGAGCGAATCATCGGTCGCCTCGGCGACAGCGGCCCCTGCCGAGCCGCAGCTGCAGGACCCGCGCCGGCCCGTGCTGCGCGCCCGCGCCCCGCTGCGCATCAGCTTCGCGGGGGGCGGCACCGACGTGGCGCCGTTCCCGCAGCGCGAGGGCGGGGCGGTGCTGTCGGCCACGATGTCGCAGTACTGCTTCACCACCCTGCGGCCCCGCCTCGACGGCCAGATCACCGTGCAGTCGCTCGACTACGGCACGGCCGTCGGTTTCCACGTCGACGACGAGGTCGAGCTCGAGGGCCAGCTGGCGCTGCCGCGCGCGGCGATCGACCGGGTGCGCGGGGTCGAGGGGGCGCTGCCCTCCGACGGCTTCGACCTGTTCATCCACACCAACGCCCCGCCCGGCTCGGGCCTGGGCTCCTCCAGCGCGGTCATGGTCTCGGTCATCGGGCTGGTCGCCCAGCACTGCGGGCTCGACCTCACGCCGTACGACATCGCCGAGCTGGCGCTGCGCCTCGAGCGGGAGGACCTCGGCATCCCCGGCGGCTCCCAGGACCAGTACGCCGCGGCGTTCGGCGGCTTCAACTTCATCGAGTTCCTCGGCGACCAGGTCGTGGTCAACCCGCTGCGCATCCGGCCGAGCACCGTGCACGAGCTGGAGCACAACATGCTGCTGGCCTTCACCGGCCAGACCCGGGTGAGCGACCACATCATCGAGGACCAGGTCAGCAACTACGAGACCGGGAACACCGACGCGCTCGCGGGGCTGCGCGCCCAGAAGGAGCTCGCTGAGCAGATGAAGCTGGCGCTGGTGCGCGGCGACGTCGACACGCTCGGGCGACTGCTCGGCGACGCCTGGGCCAACAAGCGCAAGATGTCCGACCGGATCACCACCCCGCAGATCGACCGCGCGATCGACGCGGCGCTGTCGACCGGGGCCCTCGGCGGCAAGGTGACCGGCGCCGGCGGCGGCGGGCACCTGGTCTTCATCTGCGAGTTCGAGCGGCGGCACCTGGTCGCCAACACCCTCATCGACCTGGGCCTGACGGTCTCGGAAGTGACGTTCAGCAAGGAAGGGGTCGTCACGTGGCGAGCCAGGGGCTAG